The genome window CTATACGGCGCGCGATATATCGGCTGTTTGCGACGTAGTGATCTACGCGGTTTGCGCTGACGGCATCCCAAAGCCTAATTTTATGTAAAAAATACTTCGCCAGCATACCCTTTAAACCGCGGTCAAGCCCGCTTTCGCGCAGATACTGATGATATAGATCCCACGCGTAGCGAATCGGCGTGTGGATGTATGCGATGTGGAGTTGATTTGAGTGCGTCAGTACCCCCTTTGCGACGGCGTGCGAGCTGGATAGCACGACGTCGTAGCCGCTTAGATCAAACTGCTCGATCGCGAGCGGAAATAGCGGCAGATAGTTGCGGTATTTGTCCTTCGCAAAAGGAAGCCTTTGGATAAAGCTCGTGTGGGCACGCTTGCCTTTTAAAATTTTATCTCTGTCGGCATCGCTTAAAAAATCGATAAGGCCGTAAATTTCAAAATCGTCCCAAACATTCGTGAAACTCTCGACGCATTTTTCTGCGCCTGCGTAGGTGCTAAACCAGTCGTGGATTAGTGCTTTTTTCATTTTTCGCCCAGATAAAAATTAGTTTCCAGCGATTTTTCGATCGGCCATTTTATAAACTCGCCTTCATACTCCTTGGTCTTTTTAAGCAGCAAAAAGATACTCCAAGCAGACTGAGGAAACGCCCTGGCTAACGGCTTTGCGATGCAGGGCGGAAACGGATAAAAATTACTTCCTTGAAAATCTACCGGCTCAAAACCGCCCCAAATTTTTAAAAATCGCATCAAATCGGGCTTAGTATAACCTCTAACGTGCGCGGAGTGATTTTGTATAGACGTAGGCTGCCTGCCTAGTAATAGCAAGGCTCTGTTGTGAAGGCTGGCTAAATTCGGAACCGCTAGCACGAAATGCCCGCCTATTTTTAGCGTACGAGCTATCTCGTGAAATATCCAAAATATCTCCTTGACGTGCTCTAGAATTTGATTTGCGCTCACGATATCCAGGCTCTCATCCTCGAAAGGAAATTTATCTCGCTCAAGATCGTGCGAAAAGACCTCGATGCCTCTTGCGGCTAGTTTTGCGACATTTGGCTCATACCCTTCTAAGGCTAAAAGCCTAGCATTATCGCATTTACTTTTATATATCGCCAAATCATCGCCCTTGCCCGCGCCGATATCCAGCACGGTTTCGTAATGCCCTATTTTAGCGGCAAAATCGGCTATTATATGTCGTCCGTAGTTTAGGCTTCTGTCTATCATTTTACGGCTCCTTATCTTAGTTTTTCCATTATTTCTATGATTTGTTTAGCCGAGCGCTCCCAGCTAAATCGCTTAATATTTTCAAAACCCTTAACGCAAAGTTCGTTTCGTAAATTTTCATCGTTTAAAACGGCTTGTATCTTATTTCTTATATCTTCTGCGTTATGCGGATCGAAATATAAAACGCTATCCCCGCAAACTTCAGGTAGGCTAGCGGCGTTTGAGCACACTACCGGGCAACCGCAGGCCTGCGCCTCAAGCGGCGGGATACCAAACCCCTCGTATAAAGACGGAAAGACGAATAATTTTGCTAGATTATAGATAGCCGCGATGTCGGCGTCCTTAACATAGTCGGTAAAAAATATACGCTCTGTGAGATTATTTTTCTCGATAATCTCCAAAATATCGCTATCGCTAGTTATAAAGCCGTCTCTTTTTCCCACTATCACCAAATTTAATTCCGTCTTTTCCAGCGCGAACAATAAATTTTTCAAATTTTTGTGGGGTTTTACGTTCCCTACGAATAAAATAAAATTTTCCGGAAGCTTATATTCTCTTACCGCCGCCTCCAAAACTGCGCTATCGTAGCGGTTATTAAAACGCCCCTCGTCTATGGCGTTTGGTACGACAAAAACATTTTTACCCGTTTTCGTATGTTTTAATATCTCGCTTCTTGAAAACTCCGAAACGCTAAAGACGACGTCGCTTCTACTTAAAGCTTGATTAAAAATCATCTTGGCATACATCTTTTGCATAAAATTTAAGGTATCGTAAAAGGCCAAATGAAACGCGTCATGGATGGTAACCGCTCTAAATTTCGCCCTTATAGGCAAGATAGGGATATTATAATGAGGAGACCAAAAAATATCGCATTTAGGAATCTTTACCGGCAAACAAATCTGCTCGTCCAAAGAGTAAATTTCTCGCCCGCACTCTAAAATTTTAACGTTTTTACTCCATGCGTACTCCCTTATCTCAGCCTCCGTACCCAGTAAAATAACCTCGAATTTCTCCGTTAAAAACGGTAGTAAACCCTTTATATACGTACCTATTCCGGATGCTTTGTGCATGCGAAAGTCGATTGCTATTTTTTTACGCATAGCCGTCCTAGTTTTACCTTATAGTTTAAAATTAATGATATTTCAAATAAAATTATATCAAATCTTAAATAATAAGTCGTATTTTTTCTTTCCAATCATTATCCTTTGCAAATTTTACGATTTCGCTCCCACCTATTTGCTTTAAGGCTACGGCTTTTTTTACGCACGCCGCAAAATCCTCTTTTGAATCAGCTAACAAAGCGGGGCTATTTAGCTGCTCTAGCTCTCGCCACTTAGTCGCTACCGTATAAAGTCCGGCTGCCGAGTATTCGTATAACTTTAACGGACTTATAGAGTGAACCAAATCCATATCTAACCTAAACGGGATTATGCCGACGTCTGCAAATTTCAAAAAAGGAGCTACCGCATCATTATCGACCTTTCCGTAAAAGGTAATGTTTTTTCTAGATTTTATTTGCTCAAAATTTTTAGGTTTAAATTTTACGGTTCCGATTATTAAAAAATGCATATCGGTTAGCTCGCTAGCTACATAATCTAGTAAATCAAAATCAAACCAGTCCTCGATAGCGCCTACGTAAACGGCGACTGAGCTTTTAATATCATAAAAAAATTCGGGCTTATCGTACTTTTTTTGAAATTTGTTAAAATCAACCCCGTTTGGGACATAAAAGCAGTTTTTATTAAATTTCTCTATATAGCTTTTAAGGCTAGATGACGTATATATCGTTTTATCGGCTTTTTTTATCAAATGCTCCTCTGCTTTGATAGCAGCCGTGCCTACGTCAAAGCCGTCTAATCTATCGGTAACCCTAACGATTAGTTTATTGTATTTTACGATATCCGTTATTGGCAAAAACGCAAAATTATCTATAACTAAAATATCCACGTTTAAAAAATCAAAATTTTTAAGCATTTTTTTAAAGTTCGGTATAGTAAAAATATGCCACGTCTTTATAACCCGATAAAAAACGGAAGGTAACTTTTTAAACGGCGGAATAAGCGCAAACGGAGTATATATAAAATAATTTTCAAAAATTTTATGTACGCCTTTTTTTGATTGAGCGAGTCTGATGGCTTCGTTATTTTTATCATGAAACGGCGAAACGGGCGGCGCGATAAATAAAACTTTGTTTCCCCCCTTAGCTAGCAGTTCGCTGTAATAATTGCAACCGACTTTAAACGGCGAACCGTAATACGAATTTCCGCACCATAGTATTTTTTTAGACATTTTTCATCCTGCTGTGATATAAGCTTTTATTTTTTAAGTTTAAACACGGTTTCTCTACAAAAAACCAGCTGATTATAGCGCAGCATATAGACAAAATAGCGACATATACTACATAAATGCTGCCCCCACCTATTTGGACAAAAATATTTACAAAAAACATATGGTATATATAAATACCGTAAGTGAAATCATTGCCTCTTAAAAAACTATCAAGACCTTTGAAGCTAAATGCAAAAGAAAAAACCAAAAATGGAAATATAAAATAATTTACTAATATATCTAAAAAAATACTATTAAAATAATGGCAGCAAATTCTGCCCATAATATAAGTAGCGAAATATATAAAGAATTTATCCTTTAAGTACTTATGAAAGAAATCAAAATATGTATAGAAATAAAAGCCGATTAAAAATACAAACAGGTATGGCACCAGAGATACATTAATAAGCTTGTTAATAAACAAATTTCTATCGCTACTAGAATTATATACAAAAAATATTATTGAGATCAAAAAAATGCAAGGCAATATTTTCTTAGACCTTTTATTTATATTAAAAATGATGGGCAAGACGGCATAAAATATTAGCTCGATCGAGATCGTCCAAAGCGGCGCATTTATCTCGCCCGTACCAAAGGCTCTGCTGGCTTCAAGATTGTAAAATTGCAAAAAGGAAATTTGCGTAAGAAACCATTTAAAAAAAACAAAGTCAAAATTTAAATCTATGAACGCGTATAAAACTGCTATACCGATCAAAATATTAATATAAAGCCCTGGATAAATTCTTAAAATTCTATTTTTAATATAAGTTCTTAAATCTTGATTTCTTGCATAAGACATACTTATTAAAAAACCACTAATAAGAAAAAATACGGTTACACCGCTAAAATTTAATATTTTGGTTACATACCAAGATAAGTCGCTTTTATTTGCCAAATAACCGTTTGCATGAACAAACATAACCTGAAATGCAGCTATCAATCTTAATAAATTAAAATTATTATTTACTATAATGCTATTATTCATTTAACACACCAGTTCTCGATAACTTCCCGTATCCGTTTGAGTATAGCTCAAATTTACTATAATAAAATTCCCTGTTTGCCGTATCGGTAATCACCAATCTATCCTCTTTTATCTCAAATTTTCTCATAATCTTTACGCCTTTGTATTCTGCGGCTAGGCTTATAAAATTTTCTCCAAAATCCGCTACAAAGCACCTACAATCTGTAAGCATACCAAATAATCCCGCTATCCCCTCCCTCCAACTGTTTTGTTCCAAATCGTCCACAATCGGCACGTTGTGCGCTTTGACGCTTCTAAATTCATTTCTTATGCCAGGGATCGGAGTATAAAGATAGGTGCCGGGATCTCTTGCTATGTCGCGCCCCTCTATCCACAGCTCGTAGCCCAGCTTATCGTTGTGCGTATGTCCGCCGTGATCCCTTTGCCCAAGCGGCGTAGCGCAGACGGCGAGGTAAAATTTGCTGGATTTAAAGATAAAAATTCCGCTGTCCGGATAAAATAGATTTTTGATCTCTTGCGAACTCGCAATTTTAAATTCCATGCTTTTTCGGTGCGGCAGTTCGCTAAATTTCACGCCCGAGGCGACCTGGTTTTTGTATGTTTTATCGCTTGCTTGTAGCGTACGCCCGGCAAGCGAGCGAACAAAACTTCTCTCAAAGCAAAAACCGTTTTTAAATATCTCATCGTCAAAAATCCAGCCCATACAGCTAATTAGCGCGGAGTGGTTTAAGATATTTTCGTCCCAAAACGGCTCGTTGCCGCCCGCAAAGCCGCTTAAATTTAGATATTTTTGCGCGGCTCGTTTGTTGCTTAAGAACTCGCCGTTTGGGCTAAGCCTAAAAAACCTGCCGCTGTCGTTATCGCCAAATTGCGGTACTTCGCCGTTTGGCTTTGTAATGTCGGCGGTAAACCTGCCGATTTTATACAGCCTGTCCACAAACCACTGCGGCAGCGCTATTTCTCCGTTTATAATTTTAAATTCCTGCTCCTTGGGTGGCATGAGTTTTGGCTTTTTGCGCCAAAGATTTGCGTCGTAATTTTTTAGCGACAAAATTTTATCGCTTTTTAGACCCAGTATCAAAGCCGCGCTATACGCCATTAGCTCGCCGCTTAGGCGGTGGTAGCTCGTAGAACTCTCAAAATTTCCGCCGTCTTCGTAAAATTCCTTTTTCATTTCGCTGATTACTTCTTGCACGGCAAACGCCAGCCACGCGTCTATCTCACCGCCGCCGTTCAAATACGCGCAAGCTTGCAGCAAGCCCGCGATATCGCTTAGATAGTGATTTGACGTAAGATGCGGCGAATACTCCAGATTATTTACGATATGAAGCGCATGCTCGTAGACGCTATTTGAAAAGGTCTGTTTAAAATCTGCATCCAAAATTTCGCCTTCATCCATCTGGCAAAACATATCGTAAGCCGCCAGCATATTAGCAACCCTAATGCCAACATCCATCGTGCAGGTCCAATTTACGCCCATTCTAGGCGGATTGTTACGGATAAAATCTAAAATTTGGTTTTTAAATTCCTTTAAATTTCGCTCTTGCAAATTTGGATCCGCTATCGCAAAAATAGCAAGCTGCGGTAAGTGCTGAAGCCTCGCAAGCTCCCACGGCACCTTTATATCGCTGCCAAGCTTATGGGCTATGCGCTGGTCTTTGTACCATTTTTTTTCATCCCACCGAAAGCCGCTTTTAAAATCCTTCTGCCAATCAATCGGCTCGTAGCCTTCGGGCGCATTCGCAGGCGCCGCAACATTCATATCGTATTTGTAGCCCTCAAGCCCGAGCGCCGCGCTATCATAGCTATTTTTTACCCAGCCGCTGCCGAGCAGATCAAATTTATGCTCCAGGTACATTTTAGATAGATATCTAGCGACGTCTAAATTTATATTTGAAACATCGAGTTTGCGTAAATTCACGTAGCTTATTCGTACCGGCGAAACGTTAAATTTGATACGGGTATCGCCGGATATATCGCGCAATTTTTGGATTTTATTTTTAGTTAAATTTAAAATTTTATTAGCGATTTTCGCGCACAACGCATCAGGCGGCATCGACTTGGCTTTTTTGAGATAATAAAAAATTTTACCCATTATTTACGGCCTCTAAAATTTTATCCACATGCCTGTCCCACGTATACTTTCGTAGGGCTTCTTTTGCGGCGTTTGCGCCCATAGACGCCCTTAGCGAGGTATCGTCTATTAGCGATTTCATGGCGGCTTCTAGTGCGTCTACGCATCCCGGTTTTACCATATAGGCGGTTTTGCCGTGCTCCAAAATTTCAGACATCTGAGCCATATCGCTGCATATTACGGCTTTGCCCATAGCCATGTATTCAAACAGCTTGGTAGGACTACCGAAAAACTCGCTCTCATCGGGGTTTGGGACGGTGGCGTTAACCAAGATATCGCACGCGCTTAGGAATTTCGCTCCTTGTTCTTGCGGGATAAGGCCGGTTAATACGACGTTTTCTTGCAAATCAAATTCCAAAATATGTTTTTTTACGATTGGCATCCTGATACCGTCGCCTATCATAAAAAGCTTGGTTTTTTCTTTGTATTCGGGATATTTTTGCAGTAGCTTGCCGTAAGCGTGCGCGATATTTTCGGCTCCGTGCCACTGACCAAACGTCCCTATAAAGCCGATTACGATTTTACTTTCAAGACCGTATTTTTGCTTTACGTCCTCGCAGCTTACCTGCGGATTATATTTATTTTCGTCTATTCCGTTTGGATTTACGATTATTTTGCCCTCGTCTACGCCTAAATTTAAAAGGATATCTTTTAACGCCTCTGATACCGCAACTACACATTTTGCATTTTTTAGATTATAACTTTCTATCGCGCAAACGATAGGTAGCTTAAAAATTTTGTAGTAAATAGTCTTGAAAATTCGCTTGAAAAGAGTATCGTTATTTTTCCAATTTTTAATTTTCCAAACGTCAGACGAGTTAAACTCTAAAACAAACGGTATCTTTTTTCTTTTTGCGATATAAGCCCCGCAAAAGCTAAATCCGCTATATCTCTGATATATCGTATCAGCCTCCAAATCGGCGCAATGCTTTATTATTTTAAAATTATAAAAAAGCTCAAGAACATCTTTTGGGATAAAAGGAAATTTTATAGGCTTTACGACGGTTATTTCTTTATTAACTCCCCAAAGTTCGTCATTTGAAACGACGCTTAGCCGCACCTTTTTATCCATAGCGTTTATAACGCCCGCCGTGTGTCCCACCGAGCCGCCCGCTTTTAAGCCAAACCAATAAAGCGTCCTTAGATAAAGTATTTTCATCATATATCGCCTATCTGCATAAATTTTAGCCTAAATTTATCCATCGCGGGCTTTAGTATTTCGGCGTTTACGCTAATCTTTGGCACATAGTCCGAGTAGCTTAAAGAGCTTAAATTTAAATCTTTTATCGACGTAAATTTACACTCTTTATTGCCTACGGTTTTCTCTAAAAGTTTTTTGTATTCGCCTATTAAACCCTCGTTTATGCTTATATCGACATACTGCCCGCTTTTAAAATTATATTTTAAATTTAAAAAATTAAAACTATGCAAAAAAAGCGTTATTATGCAATCTTTGGGCATTAAATCAATCGCTCTTAATATTTCATCCGCGCTAGAGCCGTATCTAAAATCAAATTTTTGAAAAACGCTTTTGGTTTTTAAAAAGCCGTAGCGCTTTTGTTTTTCGTAAACGCTAACAGGCAACTGCAAAACGCCGCATTTTTTGCTAGTTTTATTTACGTAGTCGTAGTTTATAGCGCAATTTATATTTTTATAAAAAAACGAGCTATCTATAAAAATATCGTTTATCCTAAGGGCTCTTAGCGTGTCGTCGTTCGCGCCGTATCCTCCGGCTCTATGAGCTATAACGTCCGTGCCTATCCACTCTTTTATCTTTTGCTTACCGAAATTTATAATTTCTATTTGCTCGTCTAGGCTATATTGGCGCATAAATTTTCTATTTTTATCGTATTTTCCGGACGGATGGGTATGTAAATTTACGCCGTGTCCGCTCTTAACGATTTGGCGACACAGCCTTTTAAATTTATCCTCGCCGTATCTTTCATACGGATATACGTCTACAAAATGCTCCGCTACGCCGCCGTACTCGTTTGCTAAATCGTTTATGAGCTTTACGCCGACTTCCTTGCCGCAGGTCTCACCTTTTATAAAAATCTCAAACGCATCGGCTCTATTTGCGTGTAGTTCGCCGACCTCGGTATCGCAGGTTATTAAAATTTGTTTCATGTACGCTTTTGCCCCAAACATATATAGATCGACTGTTCATTTTTTGATATAAATTTTGATATTTTATCGATGATAGATACGGGCATACAATATAATATACCTATGCAAATTTTTCTGATTAAAAAACCCAGCGTATGAAATACTAATTTATTTTTTATCGTAAAATTTAACATGCTCTTTACGCGTTTTTTAAAAGAGTCGTCCGCCTCTTTTATCATTATTTTTTCATAAGATGAAAACATCTCCAAAATAAGCCAAATAGGAGATTCTATGTATTTGTAATATGTTTTTATATATAGCCCGTCTTCATAAATTATCTCAAATTTATCAGATACTAAATTTCTAATTTCATCTAGTTTAAAATAGGGCTTCCCTCCTATATTAACCGATACAACGAAAAAGCCGTTTTCTTTCATGGCTCTATAAATTTGAGAAATAGACTCCATCTGCTCTTTAGCATCTAAATAATATAAAACCTCTATGGCAGTAACGCACTCGAACACTTTGTCTTCGAAATTTATATTTGGCAAACTATCCATAGCAAAATTAATGTTAGGAAATCTTTTTCTAGCCTTATCTATCGCTATCTGCGATATATCGACAGCGGTTATATCTATATTTCTTAGAGATTTAGACATCATGTTCGTAAAATATCCAGTACCACAACCTATTTCTAAAATTTTACCCTTAATATTATTCTTTTTAAATAAATCTATATATTTTTGAAATCTATAGATTTGACTTCTTCTAAAAGAAAATCCCCAGCCGCCCAAAGCGTTATCGTATATTTCATCGAATCTATTATTCATAAGGTAACGCTCTTATAGCATCCCACGGACGCGCAGAAATAATAAAAAGTTGCTACCATACTTGCTATTGTGGCCCCAATAGCGCCCAATATGGGTATTAAAATAATATTCCCGAAACAATTTATGCCAGCCATACGGTAAGACATTTTTTTTAGTTCTCTTCCATATCCATGCCCGCTAATCCAAGCATTGTAAGGCTGGTAAAGAGCCTGAAAACAAACCGCGATAGACATTAAAAGCAATAATAAAGAAACGTCGCTATATTCTTCTTTTAGATAAAAATTTATAATTAAATTGCCCAGCATATTAGCCAAAATAAACGCTAAAAATACCCAAGCTAAATTTGCCTTTAAAACAGCAAAAGCTATTTTGTTGCTATTTGCCAGCGTTTTAAACATAGTGCTACTCATGGCAGCAGATAGCGAATTTATCGGTATCGCCATAGAATTTGCCAGTCCATAAAAGCCGACGTCCTTTGAGCCCATAAAATACCCTATTAAAAGCCTGTCTATATTGTATGTAGAAACATCAATTACCCTACCTACGTATACATGCATCCCGTATCGTTTATTTTCCAAATTTATAGCTCTAAGAATTTCAAAAAAACCGCTAAAATTCGGCCGTAGCATATAAGCGTATATCGCAAATGCAACCGCATAAGACAAAGAAAAAGACAAAAGCGCATTTAACGGAGTTAATTGCTCAAAAATAAATAAAAGGGATAAAAATGCTACAAATAAAATTTTAGAAAATATATTAAAACCGGCTAAATAGCCTATGTGATTACTGCCTTTTAATATTAGCTCCATAAAAAATGGAATCACGAAACTCCAACTTATAAAAGACGAAATTCTGATTATTCGTCCTATTTCATCACTAAAAATTTTTCCGAGTAAAAATGAAATCATGAGCGCAAATACGATAAAAAAAGCCGATAAAACACATGCTATTATTATAGACGCGCCAAATATCTTTTTTTCTAAATTTATGTCATGGTTGTTTGCCAGCATCTTTGAGGCGCTAGAGAAATATCCAAACTCAAAAAATATAGATATAAACGTAATAATAGCCAGAGATAAAGAATAAATCCCAAAATTTGTCGCTCCCATTTGTTTGGCTAAAAGCATATTGGATACAAAACCTACAACCATGCCAAATATCTGCGCTACAAATAAAAATAGCGTTTGTTTCGCGACTTTTGAGGCAAGTAAATTTTTAAACATAACTTCCATCTACTTTTAAAACCTTAAACTCATCGTCTATCCAGTCGGTATTTTGAGCGTTTTTTACGACTACTTTGTTGCCGACTAGCGAAAATAGAGGCATATCCGAACGACTATCGCTATAACAGAACGAATTTTTAAAATCAAATTCCTTTAAATTTAGCTCGTTACCTAGCAACTCTACCTTTTTATCTCCCAAGCATTCATCGCCTGCGATTTTGGAAGTAAAGACGCAGTTTTTAAACTCAAGCTTTGTGCTTATTAAATAATCTATACCGTAACTTTTAGCAAAATGCTTCAAATATACCTCAAATCCGCCCGATACGACTACGATAATATGACCGCTTTTTTGATGCGCTAAAAGAGCTTCTATAACGCTTTTATGAAGTCTGTTTGCGACTATACTACGATAAAATTCTGCAGCGTATTTATCCATCTCCTCTTTTTTGACGCCGTAAAATACCCGCATTAAATTTTCCTTATATCTTTTGCTATCAGATGAGGGTATTTTATTCGTTTTCTTTATAATTTTTGCACGTATTTTCTTAGCAATCGGAAGTTTGGACTCCAAAAAATCCAAAAAAAACGTAGCGGATTGACCGTCGAATATCGTATCGCAAAAATCAAAAATAGCTAGTACGGGCTTATGCAATATCGTCCTTAAATATCTCCTTAATAGCCTTAACTATGATTTCGTTTTCTTTTTGCGATCTAGCCGCAATCCTAATAAATTCGCCGTTTAATCCGATCTTGTCGCTGCAAGTCCTGGTATAAACGCCGTATTTTATTAGCATTTTTGAAACGAAATTTGAGCTAGTACTACCGTCGAGCAGTTCGATAAGAGCAAAATTTGCCATGCTAGGATAGACTTTTATTTGAGGTATTTTTGAAAGCTCATCAAAAAACTCTTGCGCATGGGCGATATATTTTTTCCTTACTTCTTCGTATTCTTTAAAAAAATCGCTTCTGTTGTAGAGCCTAAAAAAGTATTCGCTAAGTCCGCTGGAATTCCACAAATATCCGTTTTTAAGGAGTTTTGCGACCTTGTATTGATCCATCACTCCGTATCCTGCCCTAATGCCGGCTATACCGAAGTCTTTAGATAGGCTTTTGATGACGATGACGTTTGAAAACTCTTTAAAAAGCTCGGTAGCAGAAATCAAGCTATATTCGCTATCCTCAAAGGCAAAGTGTATAAAACTCTCGTCTATTATGATGTTTTTAACCTCTTTAAGATTATTTAAAATAAATCTTAAATCTTTATATTTTATGTATCCGCCGTCCGGATTGTTTGGATTAATAATTACTACGCTATCCGGGTTTTTAGACTTAACGAAATTAACGTAACTTTGGATATCAAGCTTAAAATTTTCGTCTTTATTTAGCTGATAATAAATCACTTCCGTATCGTCTCTTGCAAACTCGTAATAAGATGAAAACGTAGGGATATTTACGATTACCCTTTTTTCTACGAAATTATGCATCACGGCTTGGATAACCTCTATCGCGCCGTTTCCTACAAAGATATTTTTGCTGTCTACGTCTATTGATTTACTTATAACGTCGGCTATTACGCCGTTTTGCGACGGATAAAACTCTAAAACGTCTTTTAGTTTATTCGTATCGATCAAAT of uncultured Campylobacter sp. contains these proteins:
- a CDS encoding oligosaccharide flippase family protein, producing MEVMFKNLLASKVAKQTLFLFVAQIFGMVVGFVSNMLLAKQMGATNFGIYSLSLAIITFISIFFEFGYFSSASKMLANNHDINLEKKIFGASIIIACVLSAFFIVFALMISFLLGKIFSDEIGRIIRISSFISWSFVIPFFMELILKGSNHIGYLAGFNIFSKILFVAFLSLLFIFEQLTPLNALLSFSLSYAVAFAIYAYMLRPNFSGFFEILRAINLENKRYGMHVYVGRVIDVSTYNIDRLLIGYFMGSKDVGFYGLANSMAIPINSLSAAMSSTMFKTLANSNKIAFAVLKANLAWVFLAFILANMLGNLIINFYLKEEYSDVSLLLLLMSIAVCFQALYQPYNAWISGHGYGRELKKMSYRMAGINCFGNIILIPILGAIGATIASMVATFYYFCASVGCYKSVTL
- a CDS encoding glycosyltransferase family 1 protein, producing the protein MRKKIAIDFRMHKASGIGTYIKGLLPFLTEKFEVILLGTEAEIREYAWSKNVKILECGREIYSLDEQICLPVKIPKCDIFWSPHYNIPILPIRAKFRAVTIHDAFHLAFYDTLNFMQKMYAKMIFNQALSRSDVVFSVSEFSRSEILKHTKTGKNVFVVPNAIDEGRFNNRYDSAVLEAAVREYKLPENFILFVGNVKPHKNLKNLLFALEKTELNLVIVGKRDGFITSDSDILEIIEKNNLTERIFFTDYVKDADIAAIYNLAKLFVFPSLYEGFGIPPLEAQACGCPVVCSNAASLPEVCGDSVLYFDPHNAEDIRNKIQAVLNDENLRNELCVKGFENIKRFSWERSAKQIIEIMEKLR
- a CDS encoding class I SAM-dependent methyltransferase; this translates as MNNRFDEIYDNALGGWGFSFRRSQIYRFQKYIDLFKKNNIKGKILEIGCGTGYFTNMMSKSLRNIDITAVDISQIAIDKARKRFPNINFAMDSLPNINFEDKVFECVTAIEVLYYLDAKEQMESISQIYRAMKENGFFVVSVNIGGKPYFKLDEIRNLVSDKFEIIYEDGLYIKTYYKYIESPIWLILEMFSSYEKIMIKEADDSFKKRVKSMLNFTIKNKLVFHTLGFLIRKICIGILYCMPVSIIDKISKFISKNEQSIYICLGQKRT
- a CDS encoding glycosyltransferase, whose protein sequence is MSKKILWCGNSYYGSPFKVGCNYYSELLAKGGNKVLFIAPPVSPFHDKNNEAIRLAQSKKGVHKIFENYFIYTPFALIPPFKKLPSVFYRVIKTWHIFTIPNFKKMLKNFDFLNVDILVIDNFAFLPITDIVKYNKLIVRVTDRLDGFDVGTAAIKAEEHLIKKADKTIYTSSSLKSYIEKFNKNCFYVPNGVDFNKFQKKYDKPEFFYDIKSSVAVYVGAIEDWFDFDLLDYVASELTDMHFLIIGTVKFKPKNFEQIKSRKNITFYGKVDNDAVAPFLKFADVGIIPFRLDMDLVHSISPLKLYEYSAAGLYTVATKWRELEQLNSPALLADSKEDFAACVKKAVALKQIGGSEIVKFAKDNDWKEKIRLII
- a CDS encoding glycosyltransferase family 4 protein, yielding MMKILYLRTLYWFGLKAGGSVGHTAGVINAMDKKVRLSVVSNDELWGVNKEITVVKPIKFPFIPKDVLELFYNFKIIKHCADLEADTIYQRYSGFSFCGAYIAKRKKIPFVLEFNSSDVWKIKNWKNNDTLFKRIFKTIYYKIFKLPIVCAIESYNLKNAKCVVAVSEALKDILLNLGVDEGKIIVNPNGIDENKYNPQVSCEDVKQKYGLESKIVIGFIGTFGQWHGAENIAHAYGKLLQKYPEYKEKTKLFMIGDGIRMPIVKKHILEFDLQENVVLTGLIPQEQGAKFLSACDILVNATVPNPDESEFFGSPTKLFEYMAMGKAVICSDMAQMSEILEHGKTAYMVKPGCVDALEAAMKSLIDDTSLRASMGANAAKEALRKYTWDRHVDKILEAVNNG
- a CDS encoding methionine biosynthesis protein MetW, with the protein product MIDRSLNYGRHIIADFAAKIGHYETVLDIGAGKGDDLAIYKSKCDNARLLALEGYEPNVAKLAARGIEVFSHDLERDKFPFEDESLDIVSANQILEHVKEIFWIFHEIARTLKIGGHFVLAVPNLASLHNRALLLLGRQPTSIQNHSAHVRGYTKPDLMRFLKIWGGFEPVDFQGSNFYPFPPCIAKPLARAFPQSAWSIFLLLKKTKEYEGEFIKWPIEKSLETNFYLGEK
- a CDS encoding alginate lyase family protein: MGKIFYYLKKAKSMPPDALCAKIANKILNLTKNKIQKLRDISGDTRIKFNVSPVRISYVNLRKLDVSNINLDVARYLSKMYLEHKFDLLGSGWVKNSYDSAALGLEGYKYDMNVAAPANAPEGYEPIDWQKDFKSGFRWDEKKWYKDQRIAHKLGSDIKVPWELARLQHLPQLAIFAIADPNLQERNLKEFKNQILDFIRNNPPRMGVNWTCTMDVGIRVANMLAAYDMFCQMDEGEILDADFKQTFSNSVYEHALHIVNNLEYSPHLTSNHYLSDIAGLLQACAYLNGGGEIDAWLAFAVQEVISEMKKEFYEDGGNFESSTSYHRLSGELMAYSAALILGLKSDKILSLKNYDANLWRKKPKLMPPKEQEFKIINGEIALPQWFVDRLYKIGRFTADITKPNGEVPQFGDNDSGRFFRLSPNGEFLSNKRAAQKYLNLSGFAGGNEPFWDENILNHSALISCMGWIFDDEIFKNGFCFERSFVRSLAGRTLQASDKTYKNQVASGVKFSELPHRKSMEFKIASSQEIKNLFYPDSGIFIFKSSKFYLAVCATPLGQRDHGGHTHNDKLGYELWIEGRDIARDPGTYLYTPIPGIRNEFRSVKAHNVPIVDDLEQNSWREGIAGLFGMLTDCRCFVADFGENFISLAAEYKGVKIMRKFEIKEDRLVITDTANREFYYSKFELYSNGYGKLSRTGVLNE
- a CDS encoding acyltransferase, whose amino-acid sequence is MNNSIIVNNNFNLLRLIAAFQVMFVHANGYLANKSDLSWYVTKILNFSGVTVFFLISGFLISMSYARNQDLRTYIKNRILRIYPGLYINILIGIAVLYAFIDLNFDFVFFKWFLTQISFLQFYNLEASRAFGTGEINAPLWTISIELIFYAVLPIIFNINKRSKKILPCIFLISIIFFVYNSSSDRNLFINKLINVSLVPYLFVFLIGFYFYTYFDFFHKYLKDKFFIYFATYIMGRICCHYFNSIFLDILVNYFIFPFLVFSFAFSFKGLDSFLRGNDFTYGIYIYHMFFVNIFVQIGGGSIYVVYVAILSICCAIISWFFVEKPCLNLKNKSLYHSRMKNV